One genomic window of Micropterus dolomieu isolate WLL.071019.BEF.003 ecotype Adirondacks linkage group LG06, ASM2129224v1, whole genome shotgun sequence includes the following:
- the LOC123972428 gene encoding sodium- and chloride-dependent GABA transporter 3-like: MNRQRRRKTENEKRAGERGQWASKTEYILVVAGNVVGLGNVWRFPYLCYKNGGGAFLVPYGLLAVVCGIPLFLLETSVGQYTQEGFITSWRKICPLAQGIGFGQLTISLCFFIYVLIEAWALFYLVFSFRSQLPWAHCENTWNTGEAIEYDSANPNLTHPFPALCVTSWVPCKFLLRRRVLAMSRGIEDLGSVRWDLALCLLACWVFCYFSIWKGVRSSGKVAYFTATFPYVMLLILLIRGLTLPGAWEGIYYYLYPDLKRLANLEVWIEAGSQIFFSYSLNAGTVNVLGSYNDYNNNCYKDCFWLCLLNSGTSFVAGFVVFSVLGFMAQKQGVTVDNVVESGPGLAFIAYPQATAMMPLPQFWSVCFFLMLILLTVDTNFVIVESVITTVSDMFPKLFRAPVRHEIFVLIICISSFLIQLTLVTELHSNFTPPTLLNRCFPRILLNRFHLGYC, from the exons ATGaacagacagagaagaagaaaaacagaaaatgagaagAGGGCTGGAGAGAGAGGACAGTGGGCCAGTAAAACAGAATATATTCTGGTTGTTGCAGGAAATGTGGTCGGCCTGGGCAACGTGTGGAGATTTCCTTACCTCTGCTACAAGAACGGTGGAG gTGCCTTTCTGGTGCCATATGGTCTGTTAGCCGTAGTATGTGGGATACCTCTGTTCCTACTGGAGACCTCAGTTGGTCAGTACACCCAGGAAGGATTCATCACCAGCTGGAGGAAAATTTGTCCACTGGCACAAG GAATAGGATTTGGACAGCTGACGATTTCACTTTGTTTCTTCATCTACGTTTTAATTGAAGCTTGGGCTCTGTTCTACTTGGTGTTCTCATTCAGATCCCAGCTTCCCTGGGCCCACTGTGAGAACACCTGGAATACAGGTGAGGCTATTGA ATATGACTCTGCAAATCCCAACCTCACACATCCTTTTCCAGCACTTTGTGTTACATCATGGGTACCTTGTAAATTTCTCCTCAGACGGCGGGTGCTGGCCATGTCTAGAGGCATTGAGGATCTGGGCAGTGTGAGGTGGGATCTGGCTTTGTGTCTTCTGGCCTGCTGGGTGTTCTGCTACTTCAGTATCTGGAAAGGTGTCAGATCTTCTGGAAAG GTTGCATATTTTACGGCCACATTCCCCTACGTAATGCTCCTGATCCTACTCATCAGAGGCCTGACTCTACCTGGAGCTTGGGAAGGGATCTACTACTACCTGTATCCAGACCTGAAGCGCCTGGCTAACCTTGAG GTGTGGATAGAAGCAGGAtctcaaatatttttctcctaCAGCCTAAATGCAGGGACTGTAAATGTCCTAGGCAGCTATAATGactacaacaacaactgttATAA GGACTGCTTTTGGCTCTGTCTGCTGAACAGTGGGACCAGTTTTGTTGCTGGATTTGTCGTCTTCTCAGTACTTGGATTCATGGCTCAGAAACAGGGTGTTACAGTGGACAATGTGGTTGAGTCag GTCCAGGTTTGGCCTTCATTGCTTACCCTCAGGCAACAGCTATGATGCCTTTGCCACAGTTTTGGAGTGTCTGCTTCTTCCTGATGCTCATTCTGCTGACAGTTGATACAAAT TTTGTTATTGTGGAGAGTGTTATCACCACAGTGAGCGACATGTTTCCGAAGTTGTTTCGTGCACCAGTGAGGCATGAGATCTTTGTCCTCATCATCTGTATATCCAGCTTCCTCATACAGCTTACCTTGGTTACGgag CTCCACTCCAACTTTACTCCCCCGACTCTGCTGAACCGCTGCTTCCCCCGGATTCTGCTGAACAGGTTTCACCTGGGCTACTGCTGA